The region TGAATCCCTGCTTGTGAAAGAAGAAATGTTTTGACGTGCGCTGAATCTAAACCAATTTCAGCAGCGAGATTTACCAGCGTACCAACATCACCAATATCCTGACCTTCTGTGAAATAGGCTCTCAGAATCCGTTCTGCCATCTCCGTTGCTTTGCCCGCATTACCTGCGAACCAAGTTAATCGGTGGGCTTTGAGGGTATTGGGAGTAACTTTCATCAAGTCGTAGCGAAATTCAATACCGTTGGCTTGCCCTGCCTGTACCGTTTTGGCATCCAGTTGTTGTGAATATTCCCAACTGCCAAATTTATTGGTGCGGTAAGTTTTGCGATCCATCCCCGCTTCTGGCATATCTGGGTTTAGCTCAAACGGATACCAGATGCGCTGAATCTCAACTGAATTACCCAGTTGTGCGTTAGCGGAGCTTAACGAAGTTATTGCTTTCTGTAAGTTGGTGTCTGCAACTAAACACCAGGGACAAATAAAATCTGAAGTCATTTCGATCGTTAAGGTCATGGCTTTCCATTTGCTCCAAAATGTTTATCCTTGCA is a window of Gloeocapsa sp. PCC 7428 DNA encoding:
- a CDS encoding DsbA family oxidoreductase, yielding MTLTIEMTSDFICPWCLVADTNLQKAITSLSSANAQLGNSVEIQRIWYPFELNPDMPEAGMDRKTYRTNKFGSWEYSQQLDAKTVQAGQANGIEFRYDLMKVTPNTLKAHRLTWFAGNAGKATEMAERILRAYFTEGQDIGDVGTLVNLAAEIGLDSAHVKTFLLSQAGIQEIEALKRQAIAQGIRSVPTICIGKEVLVGGQPTEIFLAALRAATELEKV